The genomic interval ATGATGAGGGCAAGTCTTTGTCGAACGCCAATGTTCCACTCATTGCTGCAGGCACTCCGCAATGGAGAGAGCACAGCATGAACAAGCAGAGTTTTCGTAACATCACGGATGGCCTTTCCAACACGCTTGCGGTTGGCGAGTTGCACACGATTAGCAAAGGGTACACGACGAAGACCGTCAACGGAGTGACGGTTCCAGAAACGGCAGGGAGCGGCCCCACCGCATGGGGAGCGGATGGCGGTGACTATTTCTGCGAAGGGACGATGAATATCCGGATCAATACATTGACTGTCGACAATGCGACGTCCCGATACTACGCACGCGGCAATCTGGACCCGGCATGGTTGGCAACAACAATCTTGAGTCCGCTGTTTTCGTTCCGTAGTACGCATACTGGTGGCTGCAATTTCCTCTCGTGCGACGGCTCAGTGGGCTTTGTGTCCGAGAACATCGACATGGTCCTGTACAAAGCGCGAGGGAGTCGTGCAGGCGGGGAATTAACAGGCGAAAACTAGTTTTCGACCAGCAATCGCGGGCACAATCATTCCCCATTCGATCGATCGAGCCAAGGGATTCGACATGACGTTTCGGCGGTTGTTTCCTTTCGGTCCTGCGATGATGGCGGTTATTGTCGCGTCAGGTTGTTCGAACTCGGAATTGATTCCACCCAAAACGGTTCCAGTAAGCGGGTCGGTCACATACAAAGGAAAACCGGCTGCTGGAGTACGCGTTAAATTCCATCCTCAGTTCAATATCGGGAAGTTGGATTTCGTCCCGTATGGAGAGACTGGAGCTGATGGCAAGTATGTCCTGAGCACCGGCAAGCCTGGCAACGGTGCCCCCAAGGGCGAATATCTGGTGACACTGGAAATGCCATACATCGGTGTCGATCCTCAAGACGGACTGGAGTCCGAGTTGGATCGGCTGAAGGGCGTCTACAGTGATCCATATAAAAATAACTGGACTGTCATTTTGAATGATGGAGAAAACGTGCTTGATCCGTTTCAGATTCAGTAACGCAGTCCGGTTGCCCTGCTGAAAGTTTGGCAACTCACGGCCAGATTGGGCATTCGCGATACGCCGTTCATCCCCCCGCTGCCGCTGAAGAAATCAGCAGCCGACACCACGGAATTGACATTACTCGTGCGGCACAATATGCGACGCTCTCGGACTAACTTCTGTCTTCTTGTCCTGACGATCCTTTGCGGTTGCCAGGAATCACCGCCTGCACCTGCATTTCGGGTGAAGGGGCGACTGTTCGTTGACGACCAATTGGCTGCGAAAGCCTGTATCGCGTTCTTTCCAATTGTTGAAGCAAGTTCGCCGAGTCGATGCTCTGTCGCGATGACACAGCGGGATGGCGCATTCGAGTTGACCACCTACACGATGCTCGATGGTGCGCCAGCCGGAGACTACAGAGTGACTGTCACCTGGCCGGATGACTCGATTCCAGCCGATGACTGTGAATGTGCCGATCCTCTGCTGCATGACCGACTGAGCGGAAAATATGCCGACCCTCGAACGACGTCTTTGCTTGTGACCCTCCTCCCGCGAGAAAATCACGTCAATCTGTGCGTGGAGGGAGGAAGACGGCCCGGAATGCAAGGATTCACGCCACCAAAGAGCCGTACGGATCAAACTCACTAAGGGTTCACCGTCGAACACCCACTTCGCGTTTCGCATTCTTAACGTTCTTTCGATCGCCTTTGAACTCAGACTATCGGGCCGCATTTGTTTTGGCCGCCTGCTGAAATCGGAGTGACCGGCAATTCGAAAATCCCAACGTCAGGGCGATTTCGACCTTAATCGGAACTTGCGTGCGTTGATTCAACAGTCGCTGGATTCATCGATTCAGCTCAAGCGAGAATTTTGCGTGAGTTGCAACTTCCTCTTTCGTAAACCAAGCGGGTTTGAAGCGGTGTGACGAATACAATTCGGCCTGATCGAAAAAGTGGCGGGATTTCCGTTCTCCGCTTGTGCCGAACGGCATCACGCTGACGCTGCGAACCGGGTCTGCGAATTCGACAGCTGACATGTATGAGGCTCCTACGACGGCGTAGCGTTGCGGTCGCAGGAGGGGGATTTCAGGCGTCGAATAGACCGTATGGATGATTCCAAGTGGACCGGGAGCTCCTGCAATCGGCAGACTGCGCTCGATATTGTTCACGAAGATTCCGGCACTCTGCACGTCCGGCTGGTCTGCAATGCGCTGCAGTCGATGTGCTTTCCCCCAGGGGTGCTTCCAGTCGCCGTAAAGGCCCTTGAGCTTCTTTGCCGCAATCTTCAGTGCCGTGAACCATTGCTGGCGATCCGTGTATTTGACTTTCAAGGTCTCGGCGGGATAGCCAAAGCCGTACAGTTCTTCATACCAGGCGACACACAATGTGGTTTGCGTCGAGTCTGAAGACGACTTGCAGTCCCAGTCGCTGAGATGGTCCATCAAGGGCGCGACTTCTTTCGCAAGTTCCGCGTCGGTTGTTTGAAGTCGCGTCCATTCTTCGCGAAGGTCTGGCAGTTCTGTTAGTGGCCAGTAAAGAGTTGTGTCGAAGGCGAGCACTTGAAGCTGTTCAAATGTGAGATCTTTTGCTTTTCCCAGTAGCAACCGTGACATTTTCGATCGCCGCATGTCGACATCGTGATCCTCAAGCATGTACTTGGGGACGTTTTCCGGTCGAGGGTCCTCGTCGGGGTTTCCAGTTGTCGTGTAGGGGGACGAATTACAGCTTTGCACAAAGCCGGACTTCGGATTGAGGAGTTGTGGCAATTGATCGAACGTATGTATTCCCTTCCACTCCGTGCGAGGATCGCTGCCGTCGACTGGTTGTGTCCAGTTGAATTGCGGATCTCGAATTGGGATCGTCCCGTTGTAGGCGTAGAAGATGTTTCCCGCTCGGTCGGCATAGACGACATTGAACATGGGAATCGCACAGT from Schlesneria paludicola DSM 18645 carries:
- a CDS encoding transthyretin-like family protein; this encodes MTFRRLFPFGPAMMAVIVASGCSNSELIPPKTVPVSGSVTYKGKPAAGVRVKFHPQFNIGKLDFVPYGETGADGKYVLSTGKPGNGAPKGEYLVTLEMPYIGVDPQDGLESELDRLKGVYSDPYKNNWTVILNDGENVLDPFQIQ